Within the Serratia sp. UGAL515B_01 genome, the region CAGTGCCCACTGCGTAAAGAATGACCGCAGTGATCAATGTGGTAATGTTGGCATCAACGATACTAGAAAACGCGCCTTTATAACCTTCATGGATAGCCTGCTGAATGGATCGTCCATTCTTAAGTTCCTCCTTGATACGCTCGTTTATCAGCACGTTGGCATCAACCGCCACGGCGAGTGTCAACACGATACCGGCAATACCCGGCATGGTTAACGTTGCTCCTGGCAACAATGACATGACACCGACAATCAGCACCAGGTTAGCCAGCAATGCGCTTGAGGCGATCAAGCCAAACTTGCGGTACCAAACCACCATAAACACGATGGATGCCACCAGTCCCCACAGGCAAGCTTCCAAGCCTTGGGTAATATTCTGCTGACCCAATGTTGGCCCGATAGTCCGCTCTTCGACAATCTGGATCGGGGCAATCAACGCACCGGCACGCAGCAGCAGAGAGAGCTGACGCGCTTCGTTCGGATTATTGATACCGGTGATACGGAAGCTGTTACCCAAGCGCGACTGTATATTCGCCACGTTGATCACTTCTTCCTGCTTCACCAGAATCGCTCGACCATTGGCGTCTTTCTTGCCGCTGTCTTTATACTCCACAAAAAGGGTTGCCATCGGCTTGCCGATGTTATCCTTGGTGAAGTTAGACATGGCAGTACCACCAGCACTATCCAGCGAAATATTAACCTGCGGTTGGTTATATTCGTCGGTGTTTGAGGTGGAGTCCGTGATATGGTCACCCGTCAAAATCACGCGCTTGTACAGCACGATAGGTTGGCCTTCACGGGTAAATTTCACTTCGGAATCGCCGGGAACACGGCCATTCGCTGCGGCAGTAACATCAGCATTAGTGTTAACCAGGCGGAATTCAAGCGTGGCTGTCGCCCCCAAAATCTCTTTGGCGCGAGCCGTGTCCTGAATACCAGGCAATTCAACAACAATACGATCGGCCCCCTGCCGTTGCACCAACGGTTCAGCAACGCCGAGTTGGTTAACGCGGTTGCGCAGGATCGTGATGTTTTGTTGTACCGCATACTCACGCGCTTCACTCAAACGGGCATCTGTCATCGTGGCTTTCAGGGTGTTGGCACCGTTAGCTGAGAGCACTAAATCACGCTGACGCGGCGTCACAAAGCTTATTGCCTGATCGCGAGCAGCATCGTCACGAAACCGGACTTCCACGCCGTTATTTTCCAGCTTACGGATAGCAGCGTAAGGAATACCTTTTTCGCGCAGTTCGCTACGCAAGGTATCCATGGTTTGCTCTTGTAACTTGCTCAGAGCTGTGTCCATATCCACTTCCATCAGGAAGTGAACACCACCGCGCAAGTCCAGACCCAACTTCATCGGTTCTGCATTGATCAGGGTTAACCAGGCTGGCGTAGCAGGAGCGAGGTTCAATGCCACAACATATTTATCACCCAATTCTGCCATCAAGGCTTCACGGGCACGCAACTGAACGTCAGGATCACTAAAACGAGCAAGGATGGCGCCGTTTTCCAGCACAATCGATTTGATCGCAATATTATCTTTTTCTAATACGTTACGGACTTGGTCCAGCGTAGCTTCACTGGCGGCGACACCGCGCGCGCCAGTGATTTGTACGGCCGGATCCTCGCCATAGATGTTGGGAAGCGCATAAAGCAGACCGACGAGGATCACAACGATCAACATCAGATACTTCCACAGAGGATAACGGTTTAGCACGGCAATTCCCTTAGGGAAGACAAAATTACAGGGCCTTCATAGTACCTTTCGGCAAAACGGCCGCCACGAAGTCACGCTTGATCATCACTTCCGTGGTGTCATTCAGCGCGATGGCAATGATACCCGTATCGGCCACTTTGGTGACACGGCCAATCAGGCCACCAGTGGTCAACACTTCATCGCCCTTACTGATGGAATCCATCAGTTTTTTGTGCTCTTTTGCACGTTTCTGCTGTGGGCGCAGGATCATGAAATAGAAAATCAGACCAAACACCACCAACATAATGATCAGAGAGTACGGGCTTCCCTGAGCCGGAGCCCCTGCGGATGCGACGGCGTCAGAAATGAAAAAGCTCATTGAAATTCCCTCATTAAGTTATCGATTATTAATTCAAGCGTTATCCCCATCGCCTTTCAAGCTGCAGGGGTGTTGGCTGCTTTCACTCACCCCAGTCACTTGGTTTACCAAGTGACTGGGGCTTCGCTCAGTTGCCGCCTACCTGCAACTTGAATTCGCTTGGGTATATACCCGCCATCTTTCAAACTATAGCTGTATTGGCTTCCCTCCTTCACCCTAGCCACTTAGCTAGCTAAGCTCCTGGGGATTCGTTCGGTCACCGCCTTTCTACCGTTTGAAATCTATTGGGTATTTAAAGGTGGAACCGGTTTGCCGATCCGACCGTAAAAATCCGTAACAAACTGCTCTAATTTACCTTCTTCAATAGCCTGGCGTAAACCCGCCATTAACCGCTGGTAGTAACGCAGGTTATGAATTGTGTTTAATCGCGCACCGAGTATTTCATTACACCGGTCAAGATGATGCAAATAGGCACGGCTGTAATGGCGACAGGTATAGCAATCACACTCTTTGTCCAACGGTGAAGTATCATCCTTGTGCTTGGCATTACGGATTTTTACCACGCCGTCAGTCACGAATAAATGACCATTACGTGCATTACGCGTTGGCATCACGCAGTCAAACATGTCAATGCCGCGGCGCACCCCCTCAACCAAATCTTCCGGTTTGCCTACCCCCATGAGATAGCGTGGCTTATCTTGTGGAATTTGTGGGCAAACATGTTCAAGAATGCGATGCATATCCTCTTTTGGCTCACCTACCGCCAAACCGCCCACAGCGTAACCATCAAAGCCAATATCCACCAGCCCTTTTACAGAAACATCCCGTAAATCTTCGTAAACTCCACCTTGAATAATACCGAACAATGCATTTTTGTTGTTCAGCTCATCAAAACGCTGGCGGCTACGCTGCGCCCAGCGCAGCGACATTTCCATTGAACGTTTGGCATAGTCCCAATCTGCCGGATAAGGCGTGCATTCATCGAAAATCATCACGATATCCGACCCCAGATCGTACTGGATCTCCATCGATTTTTCCGGACTAAGGAACACTTTATCGCCGTTAATAGGATTACGGAAATAAACACCTTCCTCTTTAATTTTACGCATCGCACCCAGGCTGAAAACCTGGAAGCCACCGGAATCAGTCAGGATCGGTCCGTGCCACTGCATGAAATCATGTAGATCACCGTGCAGTTTCATGATCTCCTGCCCAGGGCGAAGCCATAAATGGAACGTATTGCCTAACAGGATCTGCGCACCGGTTTCTTTCACTTCTTCCGGCGTCATCCCCTTGACCGTGCCATAAGTTCCTACTGGCATAAAGGCCGGGGTTTCTACCACACCACGTTCAAAAACCAGACGACCACGACGAGCACGGCCATCGGTTGTTTGTAATTCGTACTTCACAAAACCTCCAGCGTTAGATAAACAGTCTAACGTGTTTAAAACAGGGCCAGGCATACGCCTAGCCCGGGGATTCATATGGATTTCAAGTCGCAGCCAGACTGCCGGAGCTGACTCAAGTAAGTGACTGAGGTGGACTATTACCGTCAATATTGCGACTACTTGAAAGACGCCAGGCCTTCGCCAACGGATTCACTCTCCGCCAATGGATTACGGCTGATAAACATCGCATCGCCATAGCTGAAAAACCGGTACTGTTCCGCTACTGCCTGCTGATAAGCATTCATGGTATTTCGATAACCAGCAAACGCCGAAACCAACATAATCAAGGTCGATTCAGGCAAATGGAAGTTGGTTACCAGCGCATCGATCACCTGATAATGGTATCCAGGATAGATAAAGATGCGGGTATCACCAAAAAAAGGTGCGATCAGCGCATTCTGACAGGCATTAGCAGCACTTTCCAGCGAACGCACCGAGGTGGTGCCTACGGCGACCACTCTTTTGCCCCGCGCTTTACAAGCCAGCACCGCATCCACGACTTCTTGCGATACTTCAGCATATTCGGCATGCATTACGTGCTCTTCAATCGTTTCGACCCGCACAGGTTGAAACGTGCCTGCCCCAACGTGCAGCGTCACGAATGCCATTTCAACACCCTTGGCACGTAACGCCGCCAGCAGCGATTCATCAAAGTGCAACCCGGCAGTGGGTGCCGCTACGGCACCAGGTTTTTCACTGTAGACGGTCTGATACAGTTCACGGTCAGCCTCTTCATCAGGACGATCGATATACGGCGGCAGTGGCATATGGCCAGCGGCATCCAGCAGGGTAAACACATCGCGCTCGTCATTAAAGCGTAGTTCAAACAGCGTGTCGTGCCGGGTAACCATCGTCGCAGCAATGCTTTCGTCATCGCCCAGCAACAATTCTGCCCCAGGCTTGGGGGATTTGGAGGCTCGCACGTGTGCCAACACCCGGTGCTCATCCAGCACTCTCTCCACTAGCACTTCTATCTTGCCACCGCTGACCTTACGACCAAACATGCGTGCAGGGATGACTCGAGTATTGTTGAACACCAGCAGATCGCCAGCT harbors:
- the secD gene encoding protein translocase subunit SecD yields the protein MLNRYPLWKYLMLIVVILVGLLYALPNIYGEDPAVQITGARGVAASEATLDQVRNVLEKDNIAIKSIVLENGAILARFSDPDVQLRAREALMAELGDKYVVALNLAPATPAWLTLINAEPMKLGLDLRGGVHFLMEVDMDTALSKLQEQTMDTLRSELREKGIPYAAIRKLENNGVEVRFRDDAARDQAISFVTPRQRDLVLSANGANTLKATMTDARLSEAREYAVQQNITILRNRVNQLGVAEPLVQRQGADRIVVELPGIQDTARAKEILGATATLEFRLVNTNADVTAAANGRVPGDSEVKFTREGQPIVLYKRVILTGDHITDSTSNTDEYNQPQVNISLDSAGGTAMSNFTKDNIGKPMATLFVEYKDSGKKDANGRAILVKQEEVINVANIQSRLGNSFRITGINNPNEARQLSLLLRAGALIAPIQIVEERTIGPTLGQQNITQGLEACLWGLVASIVFMVVWYRKFGLIASSALLANLVLIVGVMSLLPGATLTMPGIAGIVLTLAVAVDANVLINERIKEELKNGRSIQQAIHEGYKGAFSSIVDANITTLITAVILYAVGTGSIKGFAITTAIGVVTSMFTAIVGTRAIVNLLYGGKRINKLSI
- the yajC gene encoding preprotein translocase subunit YajC, encoding MSFFISDAVASAGAPAQGSPYSLIIMLVVFGLIFYFMILRPQQKRAKEHKKLMDSISKGDEVLTTGGLIGRVTKVADTGIIAIALNDTTEVMIKRDFVAAVLPKGTMKAL
- the tgt gene encoding tRNA guanosine(34) transglycosylase Tgt, which produces MKYELQTTDGRARRGRLVFERGVVETPAFMPVGTYGTVKGMTPEEVKETGAQILLGNTFHLWLRPGQEIMKLHGDLHDFMQWHGPILTDSGGFQVFSLGAMRKIKEEGVYFRNPINGDKVFLSPEKSMEIQYDLGSDIVMIFDECTPYPADWDYAKRSMEMSLRWAQRSRQRFDELNNKNALFGIIQGGVYEDLRDVSVKGLVDIGFDGYAVGGLAVGEPKEDMHRILEHVCPQIPQDKPRYLMGVGKPEDLVEGVRRGIDMFDCVMPTRNARNGHLFVTDGVVKIRNAKHKDDTSPLDKECDCYTCRHYSRAYLHHLDRCNEILGARLNTIHNLRYYQRLMAGLRQAIEEGKLEQFVTDFYGRIGKPVPPLNTQ
- the queA gene encoding tRNA preQ1(34) S-adenosylmethionine ribosyltransferase-isomerase QueA translates to MRVADFSFELPESLIARYPQPERSACRLLQLDGPSGALTHGVFTDLLDNLEAGDLLVFNNTRVIPARMFGRKVSGGKIEVLVERVLDEHRVLAHVRASKSPKPGAELLLGDDESIAATMVTRHDTLFELRFNDERDVFTLLDAAGHMPLPPYIDRPDEEADRELYQTVYSEKPGAVAAPTAGLHFDESLLAALRAKGVEMAFVTLHVGAGTFQPVRVETIEEHVMHAEYAEVSQEVVDAVLACKARGKRVVAVGTTSVRSLESAANACQNALIAPFFGDTRIFIYPGYHYQVIDALVTNFHLPESTLIMLVSAFAGYRNTMNAYQQAVAEQYRFFSYGDAMFISRNPLAESESVGEGLASFK